The sequence CCCGCTGCCCACCTCGAAACGGGCATGCGCGTCATCCCGGTGCGCGCGGGCGCTGTCGCGCGCCTGGGTGGTGATCTGTACCAGCCGGTGCTGCGCCATCACCGCCAGGTAGGCGCGGGCGGCGGCGACAGCGACCGTTCGGCGGGCGTCCTCCAGCGACGTGCGGGCGATGTCCACCTGCTCGCCGGCATGCGCCCAGGCGAGCCAGCGCTGGGGAGCGAAGAGCGGCAGGGAAAGCGTCGCGTTTGCCGCGATCGACTCGCGCGCCACGAGGGTGGTACCCGAGGACGTGCGCGAGCTGTCCAGCCGCGTGCCGGTGCCGTTCGCGCTCAAGAAGGGCAGCGACGGGGCGCGCGCCTCCCTGAGGAGACCTTCTGCGCGCCGGATTTCCTGTTCGGCGATCAGCGCCGTCGGGTTGCGCGCAATGGCCCGCCGGACGGCGTCCTCGAGCGTGAGCCTCTCTTGCCCGAGCGCCGACGCGGCGACTGTCAACAGCGCGAGAACACTCCGCAGCATCGCGAACCGGGTTTGCCGCACGGCGGCCGGTTCTACGCGAGTGCGATTGCAGGCGCAACCGTTGCAGTCGCAATCATTGCGATGTACACAGCTCGCGATGGCCGTCCGTCCGGCATCGTCCCTCCGCGAAGAGATCGCCAGCGGCATCGTCCGCATCCGCCGGCGACTGGTCGCCGAGGCGGATCGCCGGCTGGCGGAGCAGGGAAAAACCGTGCTCGGCTTCCAGGTCCTCAGTGCGCTGCAGCGTCGGGGTCCCTCCGCGCAGAACGAGCTGGCCGAAGACATCGGGCAGCATCCCACGGGGTTGTCGCGCCTGCTGGAGGAGCTGGAGCATGCCCGCCTGGTGCGCCGCACCCGAGACCGCGCCGACCGGCGCAAGATCGTGGTGGAGGTGACCGCCCGCGGTCGCGCGCTGCTCGCCCAGGGAAGGCCGCTCGTCAACGCGGCGGTTGAACAAGTGCTGGCGCCGCTCGGGCGCGCCGAGCGGCAGACGCTGCGGAACCTGCTCTGGCGCATGCTGGATCGTTCCGATTCTTGAAGCACTGTTGCGAACGTGTTTCACCGAAACGTGGCGCGTTGACGCTCAGCGC is a genomic window of Deltaproteobacteria bacterium containing:
- a CDS encoding TolC family protein; amino-acid sequence: MSSASSFCAEGPRRCSALRTWKPSTVFPCSASRRSASATSRRRMRTMPLAISSRRDDAGRTAIASCVHRNDCDCNGCACNRTRVEPAAVRQTRFAMLRSVLALLTVAASALGQERLTLEDAVRRAIARNPTALIAEQEIRRAEGLLREARAPSLPFLSANGTGTRLDSSRTSSGTTLVARESIAANATLSLPLFAPQRWLAWAHAGEQVDIARTSLEDARRTVAVAAARAYLAVMAQHRLVQITTQARDSARAHRDDAHARFEVGSGNRLDEVRAGQELAGDESQLALAEANLVRAREALGVLVASDGPVEVEEQVALPAPPAPADALRDAEENRPDVRASQQRSEAARKVLRDSWADYLPLLSAVVQPFYNSPATVTQPTTGWQAQLILTIPLYDGGTRYGLRRERSALYEESKAQLEGLLRQARSDVRGSFEAVQRADQSVRSARQAARLAHDALDMTMLAYREGATNDLEVVDAARTARDADVAALVAEDTARQARIDLLSASGRFP
- a CDS encoding winged helix-turn-helix transcriptional regulator — protein: MARRTASSSVSLSCPSADAATVNSARTLRSIANRVCRTAAGSTRVRLQAQPLQSQSLRCTQLAMAVRPASSLREEIASGIVRIRRRLVAEADRRLAEQGKTVLGFQVLSALQRRGPSAQNELAEDIGQHPTGLSRLLEELEHARLVRRTRDRADRRKIVVEVTARGRALLAQGRPLVNAAVEQVLAPLGRAERQTLRNLLWRMLDRSDS